A genomic region of Oceaniferula marina contains the following coding sequences:
- a CDS encoding sensor histidine kinase, with protein sequence MERFLKALLVVCAFLLAWVLLTLVLTAQLTYSGAPWTSGLLVSVEQMLPWFIASPLLIYVSYRFPILYDRWWLHTALHSVLCLLIMVGIGRTREFILEEWPTLIPPESRVPQAAPASSAAHPEPIAIPGSSISSASLQNNEAPIKSDHWLEKTGVIRYASQSSPLGIPLYVTILFIFSLTRYRDEIKKRDQEALKLESQLVQTQLNLLRSQLQPHFLFNTLNTISTLIHTSPDNADAMVIQLSKLLRRTLDQRNDSMIPLQQEVETLKIYLEIQGMRFGDRMQVDYLIEDDTKKVDVPPMIVLPLVENAVRYGVEKSSKATTITIRSHLEGKQLHLDVIDDGPGINPENQSGTGVGLGNTQSRLETLYPGKSASVTLIEQEDHGVIAHIELPLP encoded by the coding sequence ATGGAACGGTTCCTTAAAGCATTGCTGGTTGTATGTGCCTTTTTGCTGGCCTGGGTTCTGCTCACACTGGTGCTTACAGCCCAGCTCACCTACAGTGGAGCCCCCTGGACATCAGGTCTTCTCGTATCAGTTGAGCAGATGCTGCCATGGTTCATTGCCAGCCCATTACTGATCTATGTTTCTTACCGGTTCCCCATCCTTTATGACCGCTGGTGGCTGCATACCGCGCTTCACTCAGTGCTCTGCCTGCTCATCATGGTTGGCATTGGCCGCACCCGGGAATTCATACTCGAAGAATGGCCCACCCTCATCCCGCCCGAATCGAGGGTGCCCCAAGCAGCCCCTGCCTCCTCAGCCGCTCACCCGGAGCCCATAGCTATCCCCGGCTCGTCCATTTCCTCCGCCTCCCTGCAAAATAATGAGGCGCCAATCAAATCTGACCATTGGCTCGAAAAAACCGGCGTTATCCGCTACGCGAGTCAAAGCTCTCCTCTGGGTATTCCGCTCTATGTGACGATTCTCTTCATTTTCAGTCTCACCCGCTACAGGGATGAAATAAAAAAACGCGACCAGGAAGCACTCAAACTCGAATCCCAGCTGGTGCAAACGCAGCTCAACCTTCTCAGATCCCAATTGCAACCGCACTTCCTCTTCAACACCCTGAACACCATCAGCACGTTGATCCACACCAGCCCCGACAACGCTGACGCCATGGTCATCCAGCTCAGCAAGCTGCTACGCCGAACACTCGACCAACGAAACGACAGCATGATCCCGCTTCAACAAGAGGTCGAAACCTTGAAAATTTATCTCGAGATTCAAGGGATGCGCTTCGGCGATCGCATGCAAGTGGATTACCTCATTGAGGACGATACCAAAAAAGTCGACGTCCCGCCGATGATCGTGCTTCCCTTGGTGGAAAATGCCGTCCGCTACGGCGTCGAGAAATCAAGTAAGGCAACGACGATCACCATCCGTTCCCACCTCGAGGGTAAACAGCTCCATCTCGACGTGATTGATGATGGCCCGGGCATCAACCCTGAAAACCAATCCGGGACAGGTGTCGGTCTCGGGAATACCCAGAGCCGACTCGAAACCCTCTACCCAGGTAAATCGGCCAGTGTCACCCTCATCGAACAAGAGGATCACGGTGTCATAGCCCATATCGAACTTCCCCTCCCATAA
- a CDS encoding lysophospholipid acyltransferase family protein, with translation MKTIYWFNYTLWKKLLICFFSLRVVGREKLIEDGPVLIASNHESFIDPPLVGIIYENPVYFLARKTLFRSFGAWLFPRMNVVPVDQERPDMTSLKTIIKLLRNKNRVVIFPEGSRTLDGSLQPAEAGTGLIVAKTKATVQPVRIFGAREALPRGSAKVSFCPITIVVGDPITFTPEELKAKGRDGYQKISDRIMEEIAKIEMP, from the coding sequence ATGAAAACGATTTATTGGTTTAATTACACGCTGTGGAAAAAGCTACTTATCTGTTTTTTCTCTTTGAGAGTTGTCGGTCGAGAGAAATTGATCGAAGACGGCCCGGTTCTGATTGCCTCTAATCATGAGAGTTTCATCGACCCTCCTCTGGTTGGGATTATCTACGAAAATCCGGTGTATTTCTTGGCAAGGAAAACCTTATTCCGCAGTTTTGGAGCCTGGTTGTTTCCAAGAATGAATGTGGTTCCCGTCGACCAGGAACGGCCGGACATGACCAGTTTAAAAACGATCATCAAGCTGCTACGGAATAAAAACCGTGTAGTGATTTTCCCCGAAGGCTCGCGGACCTTGGATGGTAGTCTACAACCCGCTGAGGCTGGAACTGGTTTGATCGTAGCCAAGACCAAGGCGACGGTGCAGCCTGTCAGGATTTTTGGTGCCCGGGAAGCTCTGCCTCGTGGCTCAGCAAAAGTAAGCTTCTGCCCGATCACCATTGTTGTCGGTGATCCGATCACCTTCACTCCCGAAGAACTCAAGGCGAAGGGTCGCGATGGCTACCAAAAGATATCCGACCGGATCATGGAGGAGATTGCCAAAATTGAGATGCCTTGA
- a CDS encoding rhomboid family intramembrane serine protease produces MGQSSKTSGASQTLPVWARRDAFPAKPATSGFGFFDAKGRAHVADDLEDLASKLRSSREGIDLVWTPEHDRLVVPEEVAALHTPIRIRRKLAAERDLSDGLRMGAVFAAVMAWSLWSAWQNSGGQWSSLYSSQVAGVAALLFLIFGLLPLYEGWKTKTHLAKMKHRDMAEDLPDAQFDSWMHRQRIPVTYGLLACLAVCAVVQLVVDMGAAGSGGLKLSILRAGLLKQEGVKYLAAFPDATETWRLMTTPFLHGNIVHLLMNAAGLMYLGRRTECLARWPHLLIVFFMAMWVGGYASFWWYPDRPAVGASGGIMGLLGFLMVFELMHRSLVPRLARRRLIAGVILMGVIGTLGMSFIDNAAHVGGLVAGMVYAAVVFPPSASMHRPKSITRDKIAGFVAGCLILVAALTAVLKMLG; encoded by the coding sequence GTGGGGCAATCGTCCAAGACATCAGGAGCATCCCAGACTCTGCCTGTATGGGCACGTAGGGATGCCTTTCCAGCCAAACCCGCAACATCTGGGTTTGGCTTTTTTGATGCTAAAGGTCGAGCGCATGTGGCTGATGATCTGGAAGACCTGGCATCCAAGCTGCGATCTTCCAGAGAGGGGATTGATTTGGTTTGGACTCCCGAACACGATCGTTTGGTTGTTCCAGAGGAAGTTGCAGCCTTGCACACGCCGATCCGCATTCGGCGCAAGCTTGCAGCAGAGCGGGATCTCAGCGATGGCTTGCGGATGGGAGCCGTTTTTGCCGCCGTTATGGCCTGGTCGTTATGGTCAGCCTGGCAGAACAGCGGAGGGCAGTGGAGCTCGCTTTACTCAAGTCAGGTGGCTGGTGTGGCCGCTCTTCTATTTCTCATTTTTGGTTTGCTGCCATTGTATGAAGGCTGGAAAACCAAAACGCATCTGGCAAAAATGAAGCACCGCGATATGGCGGAAGATTTGCCGGATGCCCAGTTTGACAGTTGGATGCATCGGCAGCGCATCCCGGTAACCTATGGTTTGTTGGCCTGTTTAGCCGTCTGTGCTGTGGTTCAGTTGGTCGTGGATATGGGGGCAGCTGGAAGCGGTGGTCTTAAATTGTCCATCCTGAGGGCTGGCTTGTTAAAACAAGAAGGCGTAAAATACCTTGCGGCATTTCCAGATGCTACGGAGACCTGGCGATTGATGACCACTCCTTTTCTCCATGGGAATATAGTGCATTTGTTGATGAATGCCGCCGGCTTGATGTACCTGGGTCGCCGAACCGAGTGTCTGGCACGTTGGCCCCATTTGTTGATTGTCTTTTTTATGGCGATGTGGGTTGGCGGGTATGCCTCCTTTTGGTGGTATCCGGATCGTCCTGCCGTTGGTGCTTCCGGTGGAATCATGGGGCTATTGGGCTTTTTGATGGTCTTTGAGCTGATGCATAGAAGTCTGGTTCCGCGGTTGGCCAGACGCAGGTTGATTGCGGGGGTGATTCTGATGGGGGTGATTGGCACGCTGGGGATGAGCTTCATCGACAATGCGGCACATGTCGGGGGATTGGTAGCAGGCATGGTGTATGCTGCGGTTGTTTTTCCACCGTCGGCATCAATGCACCGGCCTAAATCGATTACCCGTGATAAAATAGCAGGTTTTGTTGCCGGCTGTTTGATTCTGGTCGCAGCATTGACGGCCGTGCTGAAGATGCTAGGTTAA
- the ychF gene encoding redox-regulated ATPase YchF, whose translation MLKAGIVGLPNVGKSTLFNAVTRTRNAEAANYPFCTIDPNVGVVTVPDDRLEVLGEINSTQKIIPAAIEFVDIAGLVEGASEGAGLGNKFLANIREVDAIVQVVRCFENDDIIHELGTVDPLRDIEIINSELILSDIAAMDKRKESRTKKARGGDKEAKKELDLIEKLLPHLDAGNPAVTLELNDDEKETLREFFLLSSKRTIFACNVAEDELADAQSNPDGHAMVKKVREYAAASHDAEAIVISARIEEELIELSPEEANEFLTDMGITDSGVSTLIRSVYHLLGLRTYITSGEKETRAWTIHTGDKAPAAAGVIHGDFERGFIAAEVVAYEDLVEAGSKSAARDAGKLRIEGKEYEVKDGDVIEFRFNV comes from the coding sequence ATGCTCAAGGCAGGAATTGTAGGACTCCCCAACGTCGGTAAATCAACCCTCTTCAATGCAGTCACCCGCACACGCAACGCGGAGGCTGCCAACTACCCGTTTTGCACCATCGACCCCAATGTCGGCGTCGTCACCGTGCCGGATGATCGCTTGGAAGTCTTGGGGGAAATCAACAGCACCCAGAAAATCATCCCCGCAGCTATCGAGTTTGTCGATATCGCCGGATTGGTCGAAGGCGCATCAGAAGGTGCCGGTCTCGGTAATAAGTTTCTGGCCAACATTCGTGAAGTCGACGCCATTGTGCAAGTTGTCCGCTGTTTTGAAAACGACGACATTATCCACGAACTCGGAACCGTCGATCCCCTGCGCGATATCGAAATCATCAACTCCGAGCTCATCTTGTCTGACATTGCCGCGATGGACAAACGGAAGGAGTCACGGACTAAAAAGGCCCGGGGTGGTGACAAAGAGGCAAAAAAGGAACTCGACCTGATTGAAAAGCTCCTGCCCCACCTCGATGCCGGAAACCCAGCCGTCACGCTCGAACTCAATGATGATGAAAAGGAAACTCTGCGAGAGTTTTTCCTGCTGAGCTCGAAGCGCACAATTTTTGCCTGCAACGTGGCTGAAGACGAACTTGCCGATGCCCAGTCCAATCCCGACGGCCATGCCATGGTTAAAAAAGTGCGTGAATACGCCGCAGCCAGCCATGATGCCGAAGCCATTGTAATTTCTGCACGCATCGAGGAAGAATTGATCGAGCTCTCCCCCGAAGAAGCCAATGAGTTTCTCACCGATATGGGAATCACGGATTCCGGTGTCTCTACTCTGATTCGTTCGGTCTACCACTTGCTCGGATTGCGGACCTACATCACCAGTGGGGAAAAGGAAACCCGGGCCTGGACAATCCACACTGGAGATAAGGCTCCTGCAGCAGCTGGAGTCATCCACGGTGATTTTGAACGTGGGTTTATCGCCGCCGAAGTCGTCGCCTACGAAGACCTGGTGGAGGCCGGCTCAAAATCAGCAGCCCGCGACGCAGGGAAACTGCGCATCGAAGGCAAGGAATACGAAGTCAAGGACGGCGACGTCATCGAATTCCGCTTCAACGTCTGA
- the aepY gene encoding phosphonopyruvate decarboxylase, protein MEATTFLSALKQQGYTHFSGVPCSFLKPLINAVINDLDIDYIGASSEGESIGISLGAHLAGKKTVSICQNSGLGNMVNPLTSLNNPFKVPTLLITTLRGEPGTPDEPQHTLMGEITGELLDTLRIPWQFFPDSEEAIAKTLSNAEDAISNDNAPYALVLKKGTLSPTKLEPSRRQASVQTYHLSHPPSHQDKRPSRTKAINTLLSQCSGNEAIIATTGKTGRELFTQNDRDGNLYVVGGMGTASAIGLGIATSLPNQAVIVLDGDGAALMKLGALATIGHYQPDNLLHIVLDNESHDSTGGQATSSSTVDFAQIASACNYRNVYRADSLDQLSDCLDDSRRRHGPSLIHLKIKPGSPPNLGRPNIPPHQVKERFMQFLQSNRSSS, encoded by the coding sequence ATGGAAGCGACCACCTTTCTCTCAGCCCTCAAACAACAGGGTTATACTCACTTCTCCGGGGTTCCCTGCTCTTTTTTAAAGCCCTTGATCAACGCTGTCATCAATGATCTGGATATCGACTACATCGGAGCCAGTAGTGAAGGAGAATCGATAGGTATCAGTCTGGGAGCACATTTGGCCGGTAAAAAAACGGTCAGCATCTGCCAGAATTCAGGTTTAGGTAACATGGTCAACCCTCTGACCTCACTCAACAACCCTTTTAAAGTTCCCACTCTACTCATTACTACCCTGAGAGGTGAGCCTGGAACCCCTGACGAACCCCAGCACACTCTCATGGGGGAAATCACAGGCGAGTTACTGGACACCTTACGAATCCCCTGGCAATTTTTCCCAGACTCGGAAGAGGCTATCGCCAAAACACTCTCGAATGCTGAAGACGCTATCTCAAACGACAATGCCCCCTACGCTTTGGTGCTTAAAAAAGGAACCTTATCTCCAACAAAACTTGAACCAAGCCGCCGACAAGCTTCCGTCCAGACCTATCATCTATCACACCCCCCGTCTCATCAAGACAAGAGGCCAAGCCGAACCAAGGCCATCAACACGCTGCTCTCTCAATGCTCCGGAAATGAGGCGATCATCGCAACCACAGGAAAAACCGGGCGTGAACTCTTCACCCAGAACGATCGAGATGGAAACCTTTACGTTGTCGGAGGCATGGGAACAGCGAGTGCCATCGGTCTGGGGATTGCCACCAGCCTCCCGAACCAAGCTGTCATCGTTTTAGATGGAGACGGAGCGGCACTCATGAAATTGGGAGCGCTCGCCACCATTGGTCACTATCAACCGGATAATCTGCTTCATATCGTGCTCGACAACGAAAGCCATGATTCGACAGGAGGCCAAGCAACATCCTCCAGCACCGTGGATTTTGCCCAAATCGCCTCTGCATGCAATTATCGGAATGTCTATCGTGCTGACAGCCTCGACCAATTGTCTGATTGTCTCGACGACAGCCGCCGCCGGCACGGCCCAAGTCTCATCCACCTGAAAATCAAACCGGGCTCCCCGCCTAACCTAGGACGACCTAACATTCCACCCCATCAAGTCAAAGAGCGATTCATGCAGTTCCTGCAATCGAACAGATCAAGCTCATAA
- a CDS encoding aspartate 1-decarboxylase: MKFDLQAVRGLVAGMQLVLLKSKIHRACVSIADVEYEGSIEIPSDLMEAVGLIDGERVLVTSASKGGRLETYAQAGKPGTGTIIMNGGAAHVIKAGERITIMAFALSKTPIVPLKVVCNEKNEILRKI, encoded by the coding sequence TTGAAATTTGACCTTCAGGCCGTTCGGGGCTTGGTTGCGGGCATGCAGCTCGTGCTATTAAAATCTAAAATCCACCGCGCCTGTGTCAGTATCGCTGATGTCGAGTATGAAGGCAGCATTGAAATCCCATCCGATCTGATGGAAGCTGTCGGCTTAATCGACGGCGAGCGGGTCCTTGTTACTTCAGCATCCAAGGGCGGTCGGCTCGAAACCTATGCGCAGGCCGGGAAGCCGGGAACCGGAACCATCATTATGAATGGAGGTGCGGCACATGTCATCAAGGCGGGAGAGCGGATTACCATCATGGCCTTTGCTCTCTCTAAAACACCGATCGTTCCTTTGAAGGTAGTTTGTAACGAAAAGAACGAAATTCTTCGTAAAATTTAA
- a CDS encoding PEP-CTERM sorting domain-containing protein (PEP-CTERM proteins occur, often in large numbers, in the proteomes of bacteria that also encode an exosortase, a predicted intramembrane cysteine proteinase. The presence of a PEP-CTERM domain at a protein's C-terminus predicts cleavage within the sorting domain, followed by covalent anchoring to some some component of the (usually Gram-negative) cell surface. Many PEP-CTERM proteins exhibit an unusual sequence composition that includes large numbers of potential glycosylation sites. Expression of one such protein has been shown restore the ability of a bacterium to form floc, a type of biofilm.): MLKISHFFIVTCATALLLGNAVQAANVMAVTGNQGDGNFDPNSFYEINTDNGRSTKIGSATVTPNQLAYDVSSNNYYYMDHNGSNFYRFDITNGTQHLIGDLIDVGMPSGKTGSGGGDFYNGRYYYTPETGTEGLYVISFNGDGSQIVSHTPIAPSNLSDHSDLFDGSGNAGLGDFGDFAIDSDTGLMYGSSRMSKNGQSYYAFWTIDLTDPNYEMAMLNDNISDVYQMAFDENNVLWANRWNSGGDLYELNKSDGTISDTATLRYINSRGRWRAANGDFYDMASTGVREGIPVIPEPSSFAFMSTAAFLFLRRRRKPEAVLYSTLR, from the coding sequence ATGCTCAAAATTTCCCATTTTTTCATCGTCACCTGTGCGACAGCACTGCTTCTTGGCAATGCCGTTCAGGCTGCCAACGTGATGGCTGTCACCGGAAATCAGGGTGATGGCAATTTTGACCCTAATTCGTTTTACGAAATCAACACCGACAATGGCCGCTCGACCAAGATTGGCAGCGCCACAGTCACGCCCAACCAATTAGCCTACGACGTCAGTAGTAACAACTACTATTACATGGACCACAACGGTTCGAATTTTTACCGATTCGATATTACAAACGGCACCCAACACCTGATTGGAGACCTAATCGACGTCGGTATGCCGAGTGGAAAAACCGGCAGTGGTGGTGGTGACTTCTACAACGGACGATATTATTACACACCGGAAACAGGAACTGAAGGCCTCTATGTCATCAGTTTCAACGGCGATGGGTCCCAAATTGTCAGCCACACTCCGATTGCACCAAGCAACCTCAGCGACCATTCCGACCTCTTTGACGGATCAGGAAATGCAGGGCTCGGGGACTTTGGTGATTTTGCCATCGATAGTGACACAGGGCTAATGTACGGGAGCTCCAGAATGTCAAAAAATGGCCAATCTTACTATGCATTCTGGACCATTGATCTGACCGACCCTAATTACGAGATGGCCATGCTTAACGACAATATAAGTGATGTTTATCAAATGGCCTTTGACGAGAATAACGTGCTTTGGGCGAATCGCTGGAACAGCGGCGGAGACCTTTATGAGTTAAATAAATCTGACGGCACAATCTCTGACACGGCCACACTCAGGTATATTAACAGTAGAGGGCGGTGGAGAGCCGCCAACGGTGATTTCTATGACATGGCATCAACTGGGGTGCGCGAGGGTATTCCCGTTATTCCGGAGCCAAGCTCCTTCGCCTTCATGAGCACGGCAGCCTTCCTGTTTCTTCGCCGTCGACGCAAACCAGAGGCTGTGCTATACTCCACACTGCGATGA
- the folD gene encoding bifunctional methylenetetrahydrofolate dehydrogenase/methenyltetrahydrofolate cyclohydrolase FolD — protein sequence MSKIIDGKTVAAKVLDECSQEIETLKNRGITPGLAVVLVGDDPASKVYVGSKVRKCAELGLHSRKIELPADASQEEVLAVVEELNEDAAIHGILVQSPPPPHIDEEAIVRAIDPAKDVDGFHPENVAKLALEDASGFVPCTPAGCMRLLKEAGVETSGAQAVVIGRSMIVGKPMALLLMSKEGNATVTVAHSRTKDLAEVSRRADIIVAAIGRPEFVTADMVKDGATVIDVGINRVEDASAKRGYRLVGDVAYDEVAPKCAAITPVPGGVGPMTIAMLIANTVKAARQSVS from the coding sequence ATGAGCAAGATCATCGACGGAAAAACGGTAGCGGCCAAAGTGCTCGACGAGTGCAGTCAGGAAATTGAAACCTTAAAGAATCGCGGAATTACTCCGGGCTTGGCTGTGGTTTTGGTCGGTGATGATCCGGCATCCAAAGTCTATGTGGGCTCCAAAGTAAGGAAATGTGCCGAACTGGGGCTGCATTCCAGAAAAATTGAATTGCCGGCTGATGCCAGTCAGGAGGAAGTTTTAGCGGTTGTGGAGGAATTGAATGAGGATGCCGCTATTCATGGGATTTTGGTTCAATCTCCGCCGCCCCCACACATCGATGAAGAGGCGATTGTTCGCGCCATTGACCCAGCCAAGGATGTGGATGGTTTTCATCCTGAGAACGTTGCCAAGTTGGCGCTGGAGGACGCCTCGGGATTTGTTCCCTGCACTCCGGCCGGTTGTATGCGACTTTTGAAAGAAGCGGGGGTGGAGACCTCCGGAGCCCAAGCCGTGGTCATCGGGCGCAGTATGATTGTGGGGAAACCCATGGCCTTATTGCTGATGAGCAAGGAAGGAAATGCCACGGTAACCGTGGCTCACTCGCGGACTAAAGATTTGGCCGAAGTCAGTCGCCGGGCGGATATTATTGTAGCTGCCATTGGCCGTCCTGAATTTGTCACGGCTGACATGGTCAAGGATGGGGCAACGGTGATTGATGTCGGGATCAACCGGGTGGAGGATGCCTCCGCAAAACGAGGCTATCGTTTGGTTGGGGATGTTGCTTATGACGAAGTGGCTCCAAAGTGTGCCGCCATCACTCCGGTGCCGGGCGGTGTTGGGCCGATGACCATCGCCATGTTGATCGCCAACACCGTGAAGGCGGCCAGACAGTCGGTCTCATAG
- a CDS encoding LytR/AlgR family response regulator transcription factor — translation MNLKIAIIDDESIARDRVRRFLESHMTNIQIIGEAGNGIQGLEIIRQHQPDLIFLDIQMPEMDGFAMLAELLPDERPYVIFTTAYDEYAIKAFEIHALDYLLKPYTKERFDSALERMITVSPQNGGIQKKLESLLAQAAPPSISRLVIKDQGRVMFVPLDQIDWIESAGNYVIVHTHDKSHMMRETMTEMERKLPEVDFFRVSRSAIVRADQIMELRTVSKSESQVVLNSKAKVKTTLPLKELQAKLNHL, via the coding sequence ATGAATTTAAAAATAGCCATCATCGATGACGAATCCATTGCCCGTGACCGCGTCAGGCGTTTTCTGGAAAGCCACATGACCAACATCCAGATCATTGGAGAAGCCGGCAATGGTATCCAAGGACTTGAAATCATCCGACAGCATCAACCGGACCTCATTTTTTTGGACATTCAAATGCCGGAAATGGATGGATTCGCGATGCTTGCAGAACTCCTTCCAGATGAGCGACCTTATGTGATCTTTACCACGGCCTACGACGAATATGCGATCAAGGCGTTCGAAATTCACGCCCTCGATTACCTGCTCAAGCCTTACACGAAGGAACGCTTTGACTCCGCACTTGAGCGCATGATAACGGTTTCACCTCAAAACGGGGGCATTCAGAAAAAACTTGAGTCACTTCTCGCGCAAGCCGCCCCCCCGAGTATTTCACGTCTGGTCATCAAAGATCAAGGCCGTGTCATGTTCGTCCCCCTTGACCAAATTGATTGGATCGAATCGGCAGGCAACTACGTTATTGTTCACACCCATGATAAGTCCCACATGATGAGAGAAACCATGACCGAAATGGAGCGTAAACTTCCCGAGGTTGATTTTTTCAGGGTGAGCCGCTCAGCAATCGTCCGAGCCGATCAAATCATGGAATTGCGCACCGTCAGCAAATCTGAGAGTCAGGTGGTCCTGAACTCAAAAGCAAAGGTGAAAACAACTCTCCCTCTCAAAGAGCTTCAAGCCAAACTCAATCATCTGTAA
- a CDS encoding lysophospholipid acyltransferase family protein: protein MSKRLEIRGSWKQLAAGKLAASVVGLLGMTLRYRVEDPHETRQVVGPGIPGVWVFWHGNLLTAPLALSRFLGKIPASTLTSASKDGAVIASFLSCFGVKSVRGSSSRRAVASLIALKRALKQNDQVFVTPDGPRGPRYVMEPGVVKLAQSASCPLYPVRFSYSSSWRLKTWDRLHIPKPFSRVTIHIEAPCHIPAKLDENDFESVRQGVESSLHEGIDDFPETSSK from the coding sequence ATGAGTAAGCGCTTGGAAATTCGAGGATCGTGGAAGCAATTGGCCGCGGGCAAACTGGCGGCATCCGTGGTTGGTTTGTTGGGGATGACCCTGCGCTATCGGGTTGAGGATCCACATGAGACGCGTCAAGTGGTTGGCCCTGGGATCCCCGGGGTTTGGGTTTTTTGGCATGGTAATCTATTAACGGCTCCTTTGGCCTTGAGTCGATTTCTTGGAAAAATTCCCGCGAGCACTTTGACCAGTGCCAGTAAGGATGGAGCGGTGATTGCCTCGTTCCTTTCCTGCTTTGGTGTCAAGTCCGTTCGTGGATCGAGTTCCCGCAGGGCCGTAGCTTCATTGATTGCTTTGAAGCGAGCACTCAAACAAAATGACCAAGTGTTTGTTACGCCGGACGGCCCCCGTGGACCTCGATATGTGATGGAGCCCGGAGTGGTCAAACTGGCCCAATCGGCATCCTGTCCTTTGTATCCGGTCAGATTTTCTTATTCCTCAAGTTGGCGGTTAAAAACTTGGGACCGCTTGCATATCCCGAAACCGTTCAGCCGGGTGACGATTCATATTGAAGCTCCGTGTCATATTCCGGCGAAGTTAGATGAAAATGATTTTGAATCTGTTCGACAAGGTGTAGAGAGTTCTCTTCACGAAGGGATTGACGACTTCCCCGAAACTTCCAGTAAATAA
- the secG gene encoding preprotein translocase subunit SecG, with protein sequence MTPLIAAVDWLTISINLLLVIHVIICLLLALVVLMQRPKQEGLGAAFGSGLTDQAFGARTTDVLQKGTVYLGTLFFVVTLVLAILIGKRQNTQIDMSDTSEKDVPAETVPNVPTEAPEAPVVMPGSPDADSKESAPAEDTDNKDVPAEDKDTATEEPSTGSEETPASSETGEGGN encoded by the coding sequence ATGACACCTTTAATTGCAGCCGTTGACTGGCTAACCATCTCGATTAATCTTCTGCTGGTGATCCACGTGATCATCTGTTTGTTGCTTGCACTCGTCGTTCTGATGCAGCGCCCCAAGCAGGAAGGCCTTGGAGCCGCTTTTGGTTCCGGTCTGACCGACCAGGCGTTTGGAGCACGCACGACCGATGTCTTGCAAAAAGGAACCGTTTACCTTGGCACCTTGTTTTTTGTGGTGACCCTGGTGTTGGCCATCTTGATTGGTAAGCGTCAGAACACCCAGATTGACATGAGTGATACTTCCGAGAAGGACGTTCCTGCTGAAACTGTGCCAAATGTTCCAACGGAAGCTCCTGAGGCTCCGGTAGTGATGCCTGGCAGTCCGGATGCTGATTCCAAGGAGAGCGCTCCTGCTGAAGATACAGACAACAAAGACGTTCCTGCAGAGGACAAGGACACGGCTACCGAAGAACCATCCACCGGTTCTGAAGAGACTCCGGCTTCATCCGAGACCGGAGAAGGAGGAAACTAA